Proteins encoded within one genomic window of Tolypothrix bouteillei VB521301:
- a CDS encoding Nif11-like leader peptide family natural product precursor produces the protein MSQNNATRFLSIVKQDRALKERIKAASEPAVFIKIAKERGYDFTVEELENELSKLSEEELAAIVNPGIAPRQHIYPR, from the coding sequence ATGTCACAGAACAATGCAACCCGATTTTTAAGTATCGTCAAACAAGATCGAGCGTTAAAGGAAAGAATCAAAGCCGCATCTGAGCCAGCAGTTTTTATTAAAATTGCTAAAGAGCGTGGCTATGACTTCACAGTGGAAGAATTGGAAAATGAGCTAAGCAAGTTGTCTGAAGAAGAGTTGGCTGCGATCGTCAATCCAGGAATAGCACCCAGACAGCACATTTATCCCAGGTAA
- a CDS encoding alpha/beta fold hydrolase, with protein MFQSPDVVWLNTSPSLQCFSQPLLSYLSHHMTIASWDYSQTEDEASPLSFAVMLLHDYLQSCTQPVHLIGHSTGGLLGLFYADRYPEKVKSLTLLAVGVDAAVNWHVHYYAHLPFSSRQQILRSMAYNLFGYHAEFTNKRLTQILRQDLNSSLSPHSLFQRLCVPRSSVPVPLMVCGSLDDIVVEIDDLCGWQLYLKEGDRLWKCPEGKHFFHFFQPQLVAEQVLHFWKSLHLSNSVSSSLKI; from the coding sequence ATGTTTCAATCGCCCGATGTCGTTTGGTTAAATACAAGCCCTAGTTTGCAATGCTTTTCTCAGCCACTGCTATCTTATTTGTCACATCACATGACAATTGCTAGTTGGGATTACTCTCAAACTGAGGACGAAGCAAGCCCACTTTCATTTGCAGTGATGTTGTTGCATGATTATCTCCAATCTTGCACTCAACCCGTACATCTGATCGGTCATAGTACGGGAGGATTGTTAGGACTGTTTTATGCAGATCGATATCCTGAAAAAGTAAAATCTCTCACTCTATTGGCTGTAGGCGTTGATGCAGCTGTTAATTGGCACGTTCATTACTATGCTCATCTCCCATTCTCTAGTCGCCAGCAAATTCTTAGATCCATGGCTTACAACTTGTTTGGATATCATGCAGAATTTACCAATAAACGTCTAACACAAATACTAAGGCAAGATTTGAATTCCTCTCTTTCACCACACTCGCTATTTCAAAGACTTTGTGTTCCTCGGAGTTCTGTTCCTGTTCCTTTAATGGTCTGTGGAAGTTTAGACGACATCGTTGTAGAAATCGACGATCTGTGTGGATGGCAACTTTATTTGAAAGAGGGCGATCGCTTGTGGAAATGCCCAGAAGGAAAGCATTTCTTTCATTTCTTTCAACCTCAGCTTGTGGCAGAGCAAGTTCTCCATTTTTGGAAATCTTTACACCTATCAAATTCAGTGTCTAGCAGTTTAAAGATATAG
- a CDS encoding Uma2 family endonuclease — MVTQLGETKLAYELVISWEALPKDFQLEDEPVENTGQPLLAGALRESLEIGDFIQPQMLIASNFGLCATVNGQLIVKAPDWVYVPSVNQVIGERRSYTPNLEGDIPAVVMEFLSEEQGEEYSVKRTYPPGKWFFYEQILQVPVYVIFDPDGGLLEFYQLENRRYELKQPDENGRHWIDSVGLYLGTWQGTKEARTGYWLRWWDRTGNLLPWAVEVIEQERQRAEQERQRAEQERQQKERLLAYLQSQGIDPNNLPTD; from the coding sequence ATGGTAACCCAACTTGGTGAAACCAAATTAGCTTATGAACTGGTCATATCGTGGGAAGCCTTGCCCAAAGATTTTCAATTAGAGGATGAACCAGTGGAAAACACAGGTCAGCCATTGTTGGCTGGTGCATTACGTGAAAGTTTAGAAATCGGTGATTTCATCCAACCTCAAATGTTAATTGCGTCCAATTTTGGTCTGTGCGCGACGGTGAACGGGCAATTGATTGTGAAAGCGCCAGATTGGGTTTATGTTCCCTCTGTCAACCAAGTGATAGGAGAACGCAGAAGCTATACACCCAATTTAGAGGGGGATATACCTGCAGTCGTCATGGAATTTTTATCTGAGGAGCAGGGAGAAGAGTATTCGGTAAAGCGAACCTATCCACCAGGAAAATGGTTTTTTTACGAGCAAATTTTACAAGTACCTGTGTATGTTATTTTTGATCCAGATGGTGGGTTGTTAGAATTTTATCAACTGGAAAATAGACGCTACGAATTAAAGCAACCAGATGAAAATGGTCGTCATTGGATTGATTCAGTAGGTTTATACTTAGGGACGTGGCAAGGAACAAAAGAAGCCAGAACTGGATATTGGTTGCGGTGGTGGGATCGGACAGGTAATTTGTTACCTTGGGCAGTGGAAGTGATTGAACAAGAGCGTCAACGCGCCGAACAAGAGCGTCAACGCGCCGAACAAGAGCGTCAGCAAAAAGAACGGCTGCTTGCTTATTTGCAATCTCAAGGTATCGATCCAAATAATTTGCCCACAGATTAA